In Nocardia asteroides, the following proteins share a genomic window:
- a CDS encoding AAA family ATPase: MTDNTVLQKTPSAAEAGAALAALRTEIGKAVVGNDQAVLYLVLALLCRGHVLLEGVPGVAKTLLVRALATSLALDHARVQFTPDLMPGDVTGSQIYDPHSAEFTFRQGPVFTNLLLADEINRTPPKTQSSLLESMEERQVSVDGRPRPLPDPFVVVATQNPIEQEGTYPLPEAQLDRFLFKVDIRLPDRDDEFRILQRHASGFDPRDLGAAGLRPVAGPAHIAAARTAIAQVTVSPEVLAYIVDLCRATRSSPAVAHGASTRGATALLAAARAFAWLNGRGYVTPDDVKTVAVAVLRHRLMLRPEAELDGVSTEGVLSSLLVSVPVPV; this comes from the coding sequence ATGACCGACAACACTGTCCTGCAGAAGACGCCGAGCGCGGCGGAAGCCGGTGCGGCGCTGGCCGCCCTGCGCACCGAGATCGGCAAGGCCGTGGTCGGCAACGACCAGGCCGTGCTGTACCTGGTGCTGGCGCTGCTGTGCCGCGGCCATGTGCTGCTGGAAGGCGTGCCCGGCGTGGCGAAGACGCTGCTGGTGCGGGCCCTGGCCACCTCGCTGGCGCTCGATCACGCCAGGGTGCAGTTCACCCCCGATCTGATGCCGGGCGATGTCACCGGTTCCCAGATCTACGACCCGCATTCGGCCGAGTTCACCTTCCGGCAGGGTCCGGTGTTCACCAATCTGCTGCTGGCCGACGAGATCAACCGCACCCCGCCCAAGACCCAGTCCTCGCTGCTGGAGTCGATGGAGGAGCGGCAGGTCTCGGTCGACGGCAGGCCGCGGCCGCTGCCCGACCCGTTCGTGGTGGTGGCCACCCAGAACCCGATCGAGCAGGAGGGCACCTACCCGCTGCCCGAGGCCCAGCTCGACCGGTTCCTGTTCAAGGTCGACATCCGGCTGCCCGACCGCGACGACGAGTTCCGCATCCTGCAACGGCACGCGAGCGGATTCGATCCGCGCGATCTGGGCGCGGCCGGGCTGCGTCCGGTGGCCGGGCCCGCGCACATCGCCGCGGCCCGCACCGCGATCGCGCAGGTGACGGTGAGTCCGGAGGTGCTGGCCTACATCGTCGACCTGTGCCGCGCGACCCGCAGTTCACCCGCCGTCGCGCACGGCGCGTCCACCCGTGGCGCGACCGCGCTGCTGGCGGCGGCGCGGGCCTTCGCCTGGCTGAACGGGCGCGGCTACGTCACCCCCGACGACGTGAAGACCGTGGCCGTCGCCGTGCTGCGGCACCGGCTGATGCTGCGGCCCGAGGCCGAGCTGGACGGGGTGAGCACCGAGGGCGTGCTCTCGTCGTTGCTGGTCTCGGTGCCGGTTCCGGTGTAG
- a CDS encoding DUF4129 domain-containing protein, with protein MSDNRFPPPRDGAPPEPRLGAAADHRAAAEQAANRREYDLALRERFRAVLRALEQGGTLPVRRSRTAQETADDATTALPLEQSTELHPAARSFDEVVYGGRAATEDEYRRLEYADRYSQSAPPPALEPVELEIVEQQPRQRRKLPPLPDLLRNPRFWATVAAVLAIALLLYATMQSCGAPDAPDPPPPPPDFPDLPDRDDDFDPDFGAGEDSIFTRLPGWLAFGGLQFLIAFVVLMWWRGRRRGALVGEPRPVEVAANELLAGQAGLYRRSGDVAHVARTLRAATLRRIRPRLGARDLTDDQLVETAAARLGVPVQQIATVLFGPVPDENTLYYVAAHLEWIETELG; from the coding sequence ATGAGCGACAACCGATTCCCGCCACCCCGCGACGGCGCGCCACCGGAACCCCGGCTCGGCGCCGCCGCCGACCATCGCGCCGCCGCCGAGCAGGCCGCGAACCGCCGCGAATACGACCTGGCCCTGCGCGAACGCTTCCGCGCCGTGCTGCGCGCGCTCGAACAGGGCGGCACCCTGCCGGTCCGCCGTTCGCGCACCGCGCAGGAGACCGCCGACGACGCCACCACCGCGCTGCCGCTGGAACAGTCCACCGAACTGCACCCGGCGGCACGCAGTTTCGACGAGGTCGTCTACGGCGGGCGCGCCGCGACCGAGGACGAGTACCGCAGACTCGAATACGCCGACCGGTATTCGCAGTCGGCCCCGCCGCCGGCGCTGGAGCCGGTCGAGCTGGAGATCGTCGAGCAGCAGCCCCGGCAGCGCCGGAAACTCCCGCCGCTGCCCGACCTGCTCCGCAATCCGCGATTCTGGGCCACCGTGGCCGCCGTACTCGCCATCGCCCTGCTGCTCTACGCCACCATGCAGTCGTGCGGTGCGCCCGACGCGCCGGATCCGCCGCCACCGCCGCCGGACTTTCCCGACCTGCCCGACCGGGACGACGACTTCGACCCCGATTTCGGCGCGGGCGAAGATTCGATCTTCACCCGGCTGCCCGGCTGGCTGGCCTTCGGCGGCCTGCAGTTCCTCATCGCCTTCGTGGTGCTGATGTGGTGGCGGGGGCGCAGGCGCGGCGCGCTGGTCGGTGAGCCGCGACCGGTGGAGGTCGCCGCGAACGAACTGCTCGCCGGGCAGGCGGGGCTGTACCGTCGCTCCGGCGACGTCGCCCATGTGGCGCGGACCCTGCGGGCGGCGACGCTGCGCCGGATCCGCCCGCGCCTGGGCGCGCGCGACCTCACCGACGACCAGCTCGTCGAGACGGCCGCGGCCAGGCTCGGCGTGCCCGTCCAGCAGATCGCCACCGTCCTGTTCGGCCCTGTCCCGGACGAGAACACCCTGTACTACGTTGCCGCACACCTCGAATGGATCGAGACGGAGCTCGGATGA
- a CDS encoding adenylate/guanylate cyclase domain-containing protein codes for MNHRDAHPGATSSAPWGSPLLGPVDEKSTIRRVRVQLLLTVPLLIANLIGIAMVVVLAGFVLPGPTVFTRDLLLINAVFTPLCAVIALAVGTVWGTVAGLRTMRWATDPEHVPDAAEQRVTVSAPRWMVLQQAALWTLALVVLTIVYGVVEPALIPKVFLAIGAAAIVVCTNSYLIIEFALRPVTARVLQAAPHHRRGIGVFGRTMLSWLVGVGVPVALAMTVAVWALADPAVSKARLAVCMLSLGGSALLFGMLLMAQVSAATVAPIKGVRQALRRVEQGDLSAEITLYDGTELGELQSGFNGMVHGLRERAMIEDLFGKHVGHDVAMAAIASQPVLGGTETEAAALFIDIIGSTTMAATLPAPEIVGILNRFFDIVVDEVERHGGLLNKFEGDAALAVFGTPAPLPDLAGSALSCGRAIQRRLRAASDLDAGIGVAAGRVVAGNVGTHNRYEFTVIGDAVNEAARLCELSKSYDERLLSSATTLAAAADSEAAHWNLADTVTLRGRLKPTQLALPKLSTPSTPLTPQPETSDAH; via the coding sequence GTGAACCACCGCGACGCACACCCGGGTGCGACCAGCTCGGCACCATGGGGCTCGCCGCTGCTCGGTCCGGTCGACGAGAAGTCGACCATCCGCCGGGTGCGCGTGCAGTTGCTGCTGACAGTGCCGCTGCTCATCGCCAATCTGATCGGCATCGCGATGGTCGTGGTGCTCGCCGGCTTCGTCCTGCCCGGCCCCACCGTGTTCACCCGCGACCTGCTGCTGATCAACGCCGTCTTCACGCCGCTGTGCGCGGTGATCGCGCTCGCGGTCGGCACGGTGTGGGGCACGGTCGCCGGACTGCGGACGATGCGCTGGGCCACCGACCCCGAGCATGTGCCGGACGCGGCCGAGCAGCGGGTCACCGTGTCGGCGCCGCGCTGGATGGTGCTGCAACAGGCCGCGCTGTGGACGTTGGCGCTGGTCGTGCTCACCATCGTCTACGGCGTGGTCGAGCCGGCGCTGATCCCCAAGGTCTTCCTGGCGATCGGCGCCGCCGCGATCGTGGTGTGCACCAACAGCTACCTGATCATCGAATTCGCGCTGCGGCCGGTGACCGCGCGCGTGCTGCAGGCGGCGCCACACCACCGGCGCGGCATCGGCGTGTTCGGGCGCACCATGCTGTCCTGGCTGGTCGGCGTCGGCGTCCCGGTGGCGCTGGCGATGACGGTGGCGGTGTGGGCGCTGGCCGATCCGGCGGTGAGCAAGGCCAGGCTGGCGGTCTGCATGCTCAGCCTCGGCGGCTCGGCGCTGCTGTTCGGGATGCTGTTGATGGCGCAGGTCAGCGCCGCGACGGTGGCGCCCATCAAGGGGGTGCGCCAAGCGCTGCGCCGGGTCGAGCAGGGCGACCTGTCCGCGGAGATCACCCTCTACGACGGCACCGAACTCGGCGAACTGCAGAGCGGGTTCAACGGGATGGTGCACGGGCTGCGTGAGCGCGCCATGATCGAGGACCTGTTCGGCAAGCACGTCGGCCACGATGTGGCGATGGCGGCCATCGCCTCCCAGCCGGTGCTCGGCGGCACCGAGACCGAGGCGGCGGCGCTGTTCATCGACATCATCGGTTCCACCACGATGGCCGCCACGCTGCCCGCTCCCGAGATCGTCGGCATTCTCAACCGCTTCTTCGACATCGTGGTCGACGAGGTGGAACGGCACGGCGGCCTGCTCAACAAGTTCGAGGGCGACGCCGCCCTCGCCGTCTTCGGCACCCCGGCCCCGCTGCCCGACCTGGCCGGCTCGGCCCTGTCCTGCGGGCGCGCCATCCAGCGGCGCCTGCGCGCGGCCTCCGACCTCGACGCGGGCATCGGCGTCGCCGCGGGCCGGGTCGTCGCGGGCAATGTCGGCACCCACAACCGCTATGAGTTCACCGTCATCGGCGACGCCGTCAACGAAGCCGCCCGCCTGTGCGAGCTGTCCAAGTCCTACGACGAACGCCTGCTCAGCTCCGCCACCACCCTCGCCGCCGCGGCCGACTCCGAAGCCGCCCACTGGAACCTCGCCGACACGGTCACCTTGCGCGGCCGCCTGAAGCCGACCCAGCTCGCCCTGCCGAAACTGTCGACCCCGAGTACCCCACTCACCCCGCAACCCGAAACCTCGGACGCCCACTGA
- a CDS encoding DUF4407 domain-containing protein, protein MTGTLTWLGGGLAGPRRRDPETGADLAYHHEQGGYAVTGAAVLLFAAVAGIVTTTALAAADGIGPVAVVGLGLVAAVAAGALGRALATTRPGGAADDRFGIAARVGIGVLAGVLVAELASTVLLGGTVDRELDVRAQASAENAPAVVAARAEYDRAVADRAALDVSIAKAQADIDRALVTARCEYNPTPECPQTRITGVPGHGPESRTANDMLDDARKQLAAAQSRTDGLDQRVAAETTELTAARDTAFAAADRGLGARWLAMNGYTADHAGAAALRLLILLAGVLLALLPLLLRWWRGETSLDRRVDAAEVADRAHREADAAIAVKRAEVRTEAAALRAEHELATARLAIEADTVIDRERQRTRIIAAIGGFELGITEPHRKDDSVALEPNVSQQQLPAGYFPNALPAATPQGGALVPAQPVTAAAPAQAPTGGGGLELPIIGTVPFTDTAARWIRPLVPSFVANAIDSATHPLRTARQAFEEVEEVTFTLRRSRKVTVDSQDSQAPQQQMMAQAGYLPGQPVQGYLPAGYPQQQGAPQYHQPYAQQIASTVVDAPGARYHPDPRQYPAAPSYTALPAGQGTGLPAADGYGELSGNDVTELPGGSQRQLPPGR, encoded by the coding sequence ATGACCGGCACACTCACCTGGCTCGGCGGAGGCCTCGCCGGGCCTCGGCGCCGGGACCCCGAAACGGGCGCCGACCTGGCCTATCACCACGAGCAGGGCGGCTATGCCGTCACCGGCGCCGCCGTGCTGCTGTTCGCCGCGGTCGCCGGGATCGTCACCACCACCGCGCTCGCCGCCGCCGACGGGATCGGGCCGGTGGCCGTCGTCGGGCTCGGCCTGGTGGCCGCGGTGGCCGCGGGCGCGCTCGGCCGGGCGCTGGCCACCACCCGGCCCGGCGGCGCCGCGGACGACCGGTTCGGCATCGCCGCGCGCGTCGGCATCGGCGTGCTGGCCGGTGTCCTCGTCGCCGAGCTCGCCTCGACCGTGCTGCTCGGCGGCACCGTCGACCGGGAGCTGGACGTCCGGGCGCAGGCGAGCGCCGAGAACGCGCCCGCCGTGGTCGCCGCACGCGCCGAGTACGACCGGGCCGTCGCCGACCGGGCCGCCCTCGACGTGAGCATCGCCAAGGCGCAGGCCGACATCGACCGCGCGCTGGTCACCGCCCGTTGCGAGTACAACCCCACCCCCGAGTGCCCGCAGACCAGGATCACCGGCGTCCCCGGCCACGGTCCCGAATCGCGGACCGCCAACGACATGCTCGACGACGCGCGCAAGCAGCTCGCCGCCGCGCAGTCGCGCACCGACGGCCTCGATCAGCGGGTCGCCGCCGAGACCACCGAACTCACCGCCGCGCGCGACACCGCGTTCGCCGCGGCCGACCGCGGACTCGGCGCGCGCTGGCTGGCCATGAACGGCTACACCGCCGACCACGCGGGCGCCGCCGCGCTGCGCCTGCTCATCCTGCTGGCCGGCGTGCTGCTCGCGCTGCTGCCGCTGCTGCTGCGCTGGTGGCGCGGCGAGACCTCGCTCGACCGCAGGGTCGACGCCGCGGAGGTCGCCGACCGGGCCCACCGCGAGGCCGACGCGGCCATCGCGGTGAAGCGCGCCGAGGTGCGCACCGAGGCGGCCGCCCTGCGGGCCGAACACGAACTCGCCACCGCGCGCCTGGCGATCGAGGCCGACACCGTCATCGATCGAGAACGTCAGCGCACCAGGATCATCGCCGCGATCGGCGGTTTCGAGCTCGGGATCACCGAGCCGCATCGAAAGGACGACTCCGTGGCTCTGGAGCCGAACGTCTCCCAGCAGCAGCTGCCCGCCGGGTACTTCCCGAACGCGCTGCCCGCCGCGACGCCGCAGGGCGGCGCGCTGGTGCCCGCGCAGCCGGTGACCGCCGCCGCGCCCGCGCAGGCGCCCACCGGGGGCGGCGGGCTGGAACTGCCGATCATCGGCACGGTGCCGTTCACCGACACCGCCGCCCGCTGGATCCGGCCGCTGGTCCCCTCCTTCGTCGCCAACGCGATCGACTCGGCCACGCACCCGCTGCGGACCGCGCGCCAGGCCTTCGAGGAGGTGGAGGAGGTCACCTTCACGCTGCGCCGCAGCCGCAAGGTCACCGTCGACAGCCAGGATTCGCAGGCGCCGCAGCAGCAGATGATGGCGCAGGCCGGGTATCTGCCGGGGCAGCCGGTGCAGGGATATCTGCCCGCCGGGTACCCGCAGCAGCAGGGTGCGCCGCAGTATCACCAGCCCTACGCGCAGCAGATCGCCTCGACGGTCGTCGACGCGCCGGGCGCCAGGTACCACCCGGACCCGCGGCAGTACCCGGCCGCACCGAGCTACACCGCGCTGCCCGCGGGCCAGGGCACCGGGCTGCCCGCGGCGGACGGTTACGGCGAGCTGTCCGGCAACGATGTCACCGAGTTGCCCGGCGGATCGCAGCGTCAACTGCCACCGGGCCGCTAA